A genomic stretch from Ficedula albicollis isolate OC2 chromosome 4A, FicAlb1.5, whole genome shotgun sequence includes:
- the RLIM gene encoding E3 ubiquitin-protein ligase RLIM isoform X2, translated as MESSDSSDKGSIDQSEAQRQSQLDRLDREEAFYQFVNNLSEEDYRLMRDNNLLGTPGEITEEELLRRLHQVKEGPPQQNSDENRGAESAEDVSNGDSIIDWLNSVRQTGNTTRSGQRGNQSWRAVSRTNPNSGDFRFSLEINVNRNNGNANPETENEPSVEPSNGEDLENSQSDSEIPRSESPSVRQPGSERSSAEELAAEEASPPRGQRRARSRSPEQRRTRARTDRSRSPINAVGEAPRRSQHSTSSQTPEHSSAGEAEGSSRTRQHVTLRQHAAGTEVPSENAVLFAPPETRPAPQAAGSSESSGAGEPAAPGQRPPTIVLDLQVRRVRPGEYRQRDSIANRTRSRSQTPNNTVTYESERGGFRRTFSRSERAGVRTYVSTIRIPIRRILNTGLSETTSVAIQTMLRQIMTGFGELSYFMYSDSDADPGAPAPSPNVEAAEPQGGAGGASGGEGADVSSGEVYEGGHEAGSTSGARREGRNMRGSVTFEENSSLPFLSLAQFFLLNEDDDDQPRGLTKEQIDNLAMRNFGESDALKTCSVCITEYTEGNKLRKLPCSHEYHVHCIDRWLSENSTCPICRRAVLASGNRESVV; from the exons GTGAAATTACTGAAGAAGAGTTGCTGAGAAGGCTACACCAAGTTAAAGAAGGTCCGCCACAGCAAAACAGTGATGAGAATAGAG GTGCAGAGTCCGCAGAAGATGTTTCAAATGGAGATTCTATAATAGACTGGCTTAATTCAGTCCGACAGACTGGAAATACAACGCGAAGCGGGCAGCGAGGAAACCAGTCCTGGAGAGCAGTGAGCCGGACTAACCCCAATAGTGGCGACTTCAGATTCAGTTTGGAAATAAATGTCAACCGGAATAATGGGAACGCGAATCCAGAAACTGAGAACGAGCCATCTGTAGAGCCTTCCAATGGGGAGGATTTGGAAAACAGCCAAAGTGACTCTGAAATTCCAAGGTCTGAATCACCGTCTGTGAGGCAGCCTGGATCAGAAAGGAGCAGTGCGGAGGAGCTGGCGGCCGAGGAGGCTTCCCCTCCTAGAGGGCAGaggagagccaggagcaggagtcCAGAGCAGCGACGGACGCGGGCTAGGACTGATAGAAGTAGGTCACCCATTAATGCAGTGGGCGAGGCCCCTCGCAGGtctcagcacagcacatcaTCTCAAACACCTGAGCACTCCTCAGCGGGCGAGGCTGAGGGCAGCTCTAGGACCAGGCAGCACGTGACGTTAAGGCAGCACGCGGCGGGGACTGAGGTGCCAAGTGAGAATGCAGTTCTGTTTGCCCCCCCCGAAACGAGGCCTGCTCCTCAAGCAGCAGGTTCTTCAGAAAGCAGCGGCGCCGGCGAGCCCGCGGCTCCCGGGCAGAGGCCTCCAACCATAGTGCTGGACCTGCAGGTGAGAAGAGTTCGCCCGGGCGAGTACCGGCAGAGGGACAGCATCGCCAACAGGACCCGCTCCCGCTCGCAGACCCCCAACAACACGGTCACCTACGAGAGCGAGCGCGGCGGCTTCCGGCGCACCTTCTCCCGCTCGGAGCGCGCCGGCGTCAGGACGTACGTCAGCACCATCAGGATCCCCATCCGCCGCATCCTCAACACGGGCCTGAGCGAGACCACGTCGGTCGCCATCCAGACCATGCTGAGGCAGATCATGACGGGCTTCGGGGAGCTCAGCTACTTCATGTACAGCGACAGCGACGCGGATCCCGGCGCGCCGGCGCCCAGCCCCAACGTGGAGGCTGCCGAGCCGCAG GGCGGCGCAGGGGGCGCCTCGGGCGGCGAGGGTGCAGATGTTAGCTCAGGGGAGGTGTACGAGGGTGGGCACGAGGCTGGCTCGACATCTGGTGccaggagggaaggcaggaataTGAGGGGATCGGTCacttttgaagaaaacagttCTCTACCATTCCTTAGCCTCGCACAATTTTTCCTACTCAACGAAGACGACGACGACCAACCCAGAGGACTCACCAAAGAACAAATTGACAACTTAGCCATGAGGAATTTCGGCGAGAGCGACGCTCTGAAAACCTGCAGCGTGTGCATCACGGAGTACACGGAGGGCAACAAGCTGCGCAAGCTGCCCTGCTCGCACGAGTACCACGTGCACTGCATCGACCGCTGGCTGTCGGAGAACTCCACCTGCCCCATCTGCCGCAGAGCCGTCCTCGCCTCTGGCAACAGGGAGAGCGTGGTGTGA